One stretch of Tenacibaculum sp. MAR_2010_89 DNA includes these proteins:
- a CDS encoding Hsp70 family protein — protein sequence MKNICGLDFGTSNTISTVYKDNRTIMVPFEGINKSLPSCVFFPFEEIEKPIYGNLATDTYVNNGYGRYMKSFKRILGTSFFEKGTNLKPGTNIFFHDIIVDYLKYIKNKTEEFTGRVTDYVVVGKPVRLSEENNESNSGISQLESILKHVGYKNYSFLEEPIAAAYYHKKRLKDNSLAIVADLGGGTCDFTVVEVNGKKKDLNILSTSGVSLGGTDIDSHFALKAFFPELGYKSPDKFKGLILPDTPFRYASDWNKITTSLYTLKTELLVKKMVNNAKYKEKIIQLQKLINDKNAHSLLDQIEATKIKLSEKSSIAFNSKFMPNSMNLTITKNILENSIENIVSKILNTSNHCCVKAGVKKEAIDYLILTGGTSKMPLIKKLFKETFFNAQLIEKNSMDSVALGLLEKAKKDLDII from the coding sequence ATGAAAAATATATGCGGTTTAGATTTTGGTACATCTAATACTATTAGTACAGTTTATAAAGATAATAGAACTATTATGGTTCCTTTTGAAGGAATTAATAAATCCTTACCAAGCTGTGTGTTTTTTCCTTTTGAAGAAATCGAAAAACCTATTTATGGAAATTTAGCTACCGATACATATGTGAATAATGGTTATGGTAGGTATATGAAAAGTTTTAAGAGAATATTAGGTACGTCATTTTTTGAAAAAGGAACAAACTTAAAACCTGGAACTAATATTTTTTTTCACGATATTATTGTTGACTATCTAAAGTATATTAAAAATAAAACAGAAGAATTTACAGGTAGAGTAACTGATTATGTAGTTGTAGGAAAACCTGTTCGTTTATCTGAAGAAAATAATGAGTCCAATTCAGGAATATCTCAATTAGAATCAATTTTAAAACATGTAGGTTATAAAAATTATTCTTTTCTAGAAGAACCAATAGCTGCTGCATATTATCATAAAAAAAGATTGAAAGATAATTCACTAGCTATCGTAGCAGATTTGGGAGGAGGAACGTGTGATTTTACGGTGGTTGAAGTTAATGGCAAAAAAAAGGATTTAAATATTTTATCTACATCAGGAGTATCTTTAGGTGGAACAGATATTGATAGTCATTTTGCTTTAAAAGCATTCTTTCCTGAACTTGGTTATAAAAGCCCCGATAAGTTTAAAGGTTTAATATTACCAGATACACCTTTTAGGTATGCATCTGATTGGAATAAAATAACAACATCATTATATACATTAAAAACGGAGCTTTTAGTAAAAAAAATGGTAAATAATGCTAAGTACAAAGAAAAAATAATTCAGCTTCAAAAATTAATAAATGATAAAAATGCACACTCGTTACTTGATCAGATAGAAGCTACAAAAATAAAATTATCAGAAAAATCTAGTATAGCTTTTAATAGTAAATTCATGCCTAATTCGATGAATTTAACCATAACTAAAAATATATTAGAAAATTCAATTGAAAATATTGTTAGTAAAATTCTAAATACATCTAATCATTGTTGTGTTAAGGCTGGAGTAAAAAAAGAAGCCATTGATTATCTTATTTTAACTGGAGGAACTAGTAAAATGCCTTTAATAAAAAAGTTATTCAAAGAAACTTTTTTTAATGCTCAATTAATAGAAAAAAATTCGATGGATTCAGTTGCTTTGGGCTTGTTAGAAAAAGCAAAAAAAGACTTAGATATAATTTAA
- a CDS encoding GIN domain-containing protein, producing MKKMYLKSIFTILTLVVLLGYNTKINAQDKVITVEEFDKVLISPHIQVTFKEGKKESIYIQENKERKGILNIKVKNKKLHLYLEGAKISSPTKKMKVNGYFQKVPIYKGTIVKAVITYKKVSDFSFRGEQRFIFKSDLIQKECNFNIKGESEVIINSVELERLKLAIYGESFINIKKGIVKKQKITAYGASKVVANEIKSNEVKITAYGDGTYQLSASEKIKVTSYGEATITYKGKAKLKKGIIIGESTIENIN from the coding sequence ATGAAAAAAATGTATTTAAAATCAATATTTACTATACTAACGTTAGTGGTATTATTAGGTTACAACACTAAAATTAATGCTCAAGATAAAGTGATTACAGTAGAAGAATTTGATAAAGTACTTATTAGTCCTCATATTCAAGTTACTTTTAAAGAAGGAAAGAAAGAATCAATATATATTCAAGAAAATAAAGAACGTAAAGGAATATTAAATATAAAAGTTAAAAACAAAAAACTTCATTTATATTTAGAAGGCGCAAAAATTTCTTCACCAACAAAAAAAATGAAGGTAAATGGATATTTTCAAAAAGTACCTATATATAAAGGTACAATTGTAAAAGCTGTTATAACCTACAAAAAAGTTTCCGATTTTTCTTTTAGGGGAGAACAGAGATTTATTTTTAAAAGTGATTTAATTCAAAAAGAATGTAATTTTAACATAAAAGGAGAATCAGAGGTTATTATTAATTCAGTTGAACTGGAAAGGTTAAAATTGGCCATATACGGAGAAAGTTTTATAAATATTAAAAAAGGAATTGTAAAAAAACAAAAAATAACTGCTTATGGAGCCAGTAAAGTTGTTGCTAATGAAATTAAGTCCAATGAAGTAAAAATAACTGCTTATGGAGATGGTACTTATCAACTTAGTGCTTCTGAAAAAATAAAAGTGACTTCTTATGGAGAAGCTACTATAACATACAAAGGAAAAGCAAAGCTTAAAAAAGGTATAATAATAGGTGAATCAACAATAGAAAATATAAATTAA